In one Ignavibacteria bacterium genomic region, the following are encoded:
- a CDS encoding ABC transporter ATP-binding protein → MQNSEIIKVRSLVKDYTMGKQFFRALDNVNLSVCGGEFTGLIGPSGSGKTTLLNIIGALDNPTHGEAVVLDKNVNALSQAEAALLRNESIGFIFQTYNLLPVYTVFENVEFPLLLLKKSKEEREEAVMKALEWVGLSGKAKSKPNQLSGGESQRVAVARAMVKLPRLVLADEPTANLDAANSHNILKMMLRLNEELNTTFIFATHDEKVIGYLKRKVVLSDGKIIDDLSLTKE, encoded by the coding sequence ATGCAGAATTCTGAGATCATAAAAGTACGCAGCTTAGTCAAAGATTATACAATGGGAAAACAGTTCTTCCGGGCCCTGGATAACGTTAACCTTTCAGTCTGCGGCGGTGAATTTACAGGCCTCATCGGACCAAGCGGATCCGGAAAAACAACCCTTCTGAACATCATTGGCGCTCTGGATAACCCCACGCATGGGGAAGCAGTGGTGCTGGATAAAAATGTGAATGCGCTAAGCCAGGCTGAGGCTGCCCTCCTCAGGAATGAATCTATAGGATTCATATTCCAGACATATAATCTTCTGCCTGTCTATACCGTCTTCGAGAACGTGGAATTTCCGCTCCTTCTTCTTAAAAAAAGCAAAGAGGAAAGGGAAGAGGCTGTTATGAAAGCCCTCGAATGGGTAGGCCTTTCGGGTAAGGCAAAGTCAAAACCGAATCAGCTCTCAGGCGGCGAAAGCCAGAGGGTTGCGGTTGCAAGAGCAATGGTTAAACTTCCAAGGCTGGTCCTTGCCGACGAGCCTACGGCAAACCTCGATGCGGCAAATTCCCATAATATCCTTAAAATGATGCTTAGGCTTAACGAGGAACTGAATACAACGTTCATCTTTGCCACACACGACGAGAAAGTGATCGGCTACCTGAAAAGAAAAGTTGTGCTTAGTGATGGAAAGATTATTGACGACCTCAGTCTGACAAAGGAATGA
- a CDS encoding ABC transporter permease produces the protein MLILKLAFRNITHAGLRSWLNVFVLSFAFVMIVMTEGLYDGMLQQVKDAIIDSEIGGGQFFQKNYDPYDPFSIENSHSKIPENLQNEIKNGNAAAVLIVSAAIFPKGHVQSALLKGIDPMQKIVKMPTWLLKDSDTASIPGLIGSRMAESMGLQAGDYLSIRWKNINGTFDAADVRIVEVMNTDVQSIDRDQIWVPLNSLQKMYRAPDEATIITLKKNISFYPSGGPDWAFKNHDYLLKDLNNTVQQKKTTASFMFILLLGMALLAVFDTQVLAIFRRRKEMGTLMALGMTRWNVIMLFTLEGCLLGILALIAGAAYGIPLLAYFARTGLNVPQVAGQAGISIGAVLYPKYGLQLYVITSLILFVSVVVVSFLPTRRITKLKPTDALRGKIA, from the coding sequence ATGTTAATATTAAAATTAGCTTTCAGAAATATTACCCATGCGGGACTTCGTTCCTGGCTGAATGTGTTTGTCCTCTCGTTTGCCTTTGTAATGATAGTTATGACTGAAGGCCTTTACGACGGCATGCTCCAGCAGGTCAAAGACGCAATTATCGATTCCGAAATCGGGGGCGGACAGTTCTTCCAGAAGAACTATGACCCTTATGACCCTTTCTCAATTGAAAATTCACACTCGAAAATTCCTGAAAACCTGCAGAACGAAATTAAAAATGGGAATGCCGCGGCGGTTCTTATTGTTAGCGCTGCAATATTCCCGAAAGGGCATGTACAATCGGCTCTCCTGAAGGGAATAGACCCTATGCAGAAAATAGTAAAAATGCCAACTTGGCTGCTGAAAGACAGCGACACGGCTTCAATTCCGGGACTAATCGGTTCAAGAATGGCAGAAAGCATGGGTCTGCAGGCGGGCGACTACCTCAGCATCAGGTGGAAGAACATAAACGGGACCTTTGACGCCGCAGATGTCAGAATCGTTGAGGTAATGAATACAGATGTTCAGTCCATCGACCGGGATCAGATCTGGGTCCCTCTTAATTCGCTGCAGAAAATGTACCGCGCGCCTGATGAGGCAACTATCATAACACTGAAGAAAAATATCAGCTTTTATCCTTCAGGAGGGCCCGATTGGGCCTTTAAGAATCACGATTATCTTCTTAAGGACCTTAATAACACCGTTCAGCAGAAAAAAACCACGGCTTCATTCATGTTTATACTCCTTCTCGGAATGGCTCTTCTTGCAGTCTTCGACACGCAGGTCCTTGCTATTTTCAGGCGGAGAAAGGAAATGGGTACACTCATGGCACTCGGTATGACCAGGTGGAATGTAATTATGCTCTTTACACTGGAAGGCTGCCTCCTTGGCATTTTGGCATTGATCGCAGGCGCTGCATACGGTATACCCTTACTCGCATATTTTGCCCGAACGGGACTTAATGTTCCTCAGGTGGCAGGGCAGGCGGGTATTTCCATCGGGGCGGTTTTGTATCCTAAATACGGCCTTCAGCTTTATGTTATTACAAGTTTAATCCTTTTTGTCTCCGTTGTTGTGGTAAGCTTTCTGCCCACACGCAGAATTACAAAGCTTAAACCCACAGACGCTCTCAGGGGGAAGATAGCATGA